In bacterium, the genomic stretch GAAAACTTCCCAGACCCCGGATTTCCACTTCTTGCCCGTTTTTCAAAGCTTCATTGATGACTACAATAAAACCATTGATCACGGCTTCCGTTTCAATTTTGGTTAGTCCGACAGCTTCTGTAATTTTTCCGATAATATCCGCTTTGGTAATATTCATAAATCAAAAACCGTATTTATAACTGATGACGGGATAACTTTTAAATTCCGGCAGAAATGTACCGATTTTAGCGCCGGCATCTTCATCAAAAAATATTTCGAATAATGACGGTTTACGTTTTTTCTCACGCACGACTTCCGGCTCGCCTTCGATGCCGGCACGTCGACCCGCAATCATGACTGCATCGTCGTATGTGCCCAGAACGTCTACTAACTGTAAGTCTTTTGCTTGTTGTCCTGTAAAAACACGGCCATCGGCATATCGACGGACATAGGCCGTGTCAAGCTGCCGCTCTATCGCCACAGCCTGTACAAATTGTTCGTAAGCGTTCATTACAAAATTTTGGAGATATTCAGCTTCGGCTTTAGTCATGTCTCGGTAAGGACTCAACGCATCTTTGAATTGACCGCTTTTGATGGTAGTGAATTTAACGCCGACTTTATCCAGCAATTGATCAACGTTGGGATATTGAATAATGACGCCGATGCTGCCGGTAATAGTGCCGGGGTTGGCTACGATCGTATCGGCGGCACATGCGACGTAATAACCGCCCGATGCGGCCACACTGCCCATCGATGCAATCACCGGTTTTCCACCGGAACGAATTTTTTTGATGATATCGTAAATTTCCTGCGAAGGAGTGATGCCGCCGCCCGGGCTTTCGATGCGAAAGACAATCGCTTCTACCGAAGCGTCGTCACGGAACTTCTTAAATTGTCTGACGATGTCGCGTGAGTCAAAAATTTCTCCGTCTAATTCGATCAATGCCACTTTTCTTCCAAAACTCACGTCAGGCCATACCAAATTATACAGCATAACGATGAACAGCGAAATAAAACAAAACCCGAACAGGCTCAGTAAAATGACAGTCGATTTACTTTTCATTTCTTACGACTCAATCTGAAATCATTCGTTTCAAAAAATGCGTCGCAAGGTATTAAAAAAACCGTTTAGAGTCAATACTTATGCTTGTTTGCAGAGATATGACCGCTACATCCGTTTCAACCAAACTTTATTAAATTTCCGGACTGAACTGGAATGCAATTGGAAATCCATGACATTTTCCTTCATGGGGACAATCGTCACGGAATGGGCGATGGTGAACCAAGGAAGATCTTTATTAAAAACCTCGCATGCTTTTTTATAAATACTGCTGCGTTCGACCGGATCGGATGTTGCTTTACCTTTGAGAATCAATTGATGCATGGCTTCGCCGGTGTAAAATGCCGCATTGGTCGAAGGTTTGCGTTCGGCAATGCTCTTATCAAGAAGCGGATAAAAGAAAAAATGAGGATCGGG encodes the following:
- a CDS encoding HU family DNA-binding protein, coding for MTKADIIGKITEAVGLTKIETEAVINGFIVVINEALKNGQEVEIRGLGSFRIIEREPRLARNPKTGEMIQLPKRRVPQFRPSKDLKKAVNETK
- the sppA gene encoding signal peptide peptidase SppA encodes the protein MKSKSTVILLSLFGFCFISLFIVMLYNLVWPDVSFGRKVALIELDGEIFDSRDIVRQFKKFRDDASVEAIVFRIESPGGGITPSQEIYDIIKKIRSGGKPVIASMGSVAASGGYYVACAADTIVANPGTITGSIGVIIQYPNVDQLLDKVGVKFTTIKSGQFKDALSPYRDMTKAEAEYLQNFVMNAYEQFVQAVAIERQLDTAYVRRYADGRVFTGQQAKDLQLVDVLGTYDDAVMIAGRRAGIEGEPEVVREKKRKPSLFEIFFDEDAGAKIGTFLPEFKSYPVISYKYGF